The region TCGGCTACGCCTTCACCTCGGAGGAACGTCCATGAGCCGCCTGGGGAAAATCATTCTCTCCCTGACTGTCGCCGCGGGCATCGCCTCAATCCTGCTCTATCTCATGGCCCGCACCGTGCTTTTCTTTCTGGCCCCCGTGCTCTGGTACGAAAAGAGCCTGGCGGCGTTTCTGCTCCTGGCCGAAGCATTCACCATGGTCCACGCCCTGGGCTACTTCCTGAACATCCGCCATGTGATAGCCGCTCCGGACCGGCCGCGTTTCTCCATGGACAACGTGCCCGAGCTGACGACCTATCCACCGGTGGCCATCATCGTTTCTTCCTTCAAGGAACCTCTGGAGGTCATCGAGGCCACGCTGACCTGTTTCTACAACCTGACGTATCCCAACAAGCATATCTATTTCTTGGACGACACGCGCTACGATCTGCCTGGGCAGGATCCCCAGCTCATGGCCTCCTACCGCCACTCGGTGGACGACCTCTGCCGCCGCATCGGCGTGAACCTCTTCCGGCGCAAATGGCGCGGGGCCAAGGCGGGAATGGTCAACGACTTTCTTGACTTCCTGGCCGGAAGACCCAAGGCGGGCTTCGAGTTCACCCCGTTCGAGGACATTCCGCGTCGCGAGACCGAAAAGTACGTCATTCTCTTCGACGCGGACATGAACCCGTTGCCGGACTTCGTGGAGCCGTTGGTGGCCTTCATGGAGGCCAATCCCCGCTTGGCCTTCATCCAAACCCCTCAATACTATTCCAATTTCTTGACCAATCGCGTGGCCCGCGCCGCCGGGCTCCAACAGGCCGTGTTCTACGAATACATCTGCGAGGGCAAGAGCATCCAGGACGCCATGTTCTGCTGCGGCACCAACGTCATTTTCCGGCGTGAGGCCTTGGAGAGCGTCGGCGGGTTCGACGAGTCCTCCGTGACCGAGGATTTCGCCACCTCGCTCAAGTTCCACATCACGGGCTGGAGCTCGGCCTATCTGAACAAGGTTTGCGCCTTCGGCCTCGGCCCGGAGGATCTGGGCGGCTACTTCCGGCAACAGTTCCGCTGGGCCCTGGGTACCGTGGGCCTGCTGCGCACGATTCTCGGAACCTTTCTGCGCGGCCCCGGACGTCTTCCGGCGGCCAAATGGTGGGAGTATTTTCTCTCCGGTTCGCATTATTTCGTGGGGTGGGTGCTGTTCATCATGATGCTCTGCCCGGTGCTCTATCTCATCACCGGAGTCCCGAGCTTCTTCGCCCGGCCGGAACTGTACCTTCTTTTCTTCCTGCCCTACGTGGTTCTGACCCTGGTTCTCTTCGTCTACACCATGACCCAGCGCCGCTACCGTTTCAAGGAGCTGGCCGTGGGCATCATTCTCCAGGCGCTGACCTTTCCGGTGTACATGAAGGCATCCCTGCTGGGCATTCTCGGATATCGAGGCACGTTCAAGACCACGCCCAAGGGCAGTTCCAAGGCTTTGCCTCTGTATGCTCTCTGGATTCAGGTGGGCATGGCCGCGGCCTGCGCTTTCGCCCTGGCCTTCGGGGGCATGCGCCTGCTCAACGGCGACGGGCCCGTTTCGGCCTTGCTGGCCAACGGATTCTGGACTTTCTACCACCTGGGGCTCCTATCCACGGCCCTTTATTTCAACCATCCCGAGGAGCCCCGACCATGAGGCGTCGTCCCGGTCTGCTCCTGGTGATCCTCTGCCTGCTCACCGCCTGTTCCTCGGAGAAACCGCCCCTGGCTTTCGGAGTGGCGCTGCACGGCGCGGTCACGGCCGAGGCGATGGAGCGGGCCGCCGCCCTGGCCGGAGTCACGCCCTCGCTGGTGATCTTCTATGTACAGTGGCCTGGCGAACCCCGTGCCGAAGGATTCCCCGCGGCATGTCTTGAGACGGCGGAACGTGCAGGGGCCGTAGCCTGCGTCACCTGGGAACCCATGAGCGTGGCGGGGGACGTGGAGAACGCCGTTCCGGCCGGGCGCATCCTTTCCGGCGAATACGATCCCTACATCGATCATT is a window of Desulfovibrio aminophilus DSM 12254 DNA encoding:
- a CDS encoding glycosyltransferase family 2 protein translates to MSRLGKIILSLTVAAGIASILLYLMARTVLFFLAPVLWYEKSLAAFLLLAEAFTMVHALGYFLNIRHVIAAPDRPRFSMDNVPELTTYPPVAIIVSSFKEPLEVIEATLTCFYNLTYPNKHIYFLDDTRYDLPGQDPQLMASYRHSVDDLCRRIGVNLFRRKWRGAKAGMVNDFLDFLAGRPKAGFEFTPFEDIPRRETEKYVILFDADMNPLPDFVEPLVAFMEANPRLAFIQTPQYYSNFLTNRVARAAGLQQAVFYEYICEGKSIQDAMFCCGTNVIFRREALESVGGFDESSVTEDFATSLKFHITGWSSAYLNKVCAFGLGPEDLGGYFRQQFRWALGTVGLLRTILGTFLRGPGRLPAAKWWEYFLSGSHYFVGWVLFIMMLCPVLYLITGVPSFFARPELYLLFFLPYVVLTLVLFVYTMTQRRYRFKELAVGIILQALTFPVYMKASLLGILGYRGTFKTTPKGSSKALPLYALWIQVGMAAACAFALAFGGMRLLNGDGPVSALLANGFWTFYHLGLLSTALYFNHPEEPRP